From Chloroflexota bacterium, one genomic window encodes:
- a CDS encoding zinc ribbon domain-containing protein — MPLYEYKCMNCGQRFERVIRSNEPVKIECPDCGSERVQRLVSVFGRFGFSTPYSGNCSPPTGG, encoded by the coding sequence ATGCCTCTTTATGAATACAAATGTATGAATTGTGGGCAAAGGTTTGAGAGGGTTATCCGAAGCAACGAACCGGTCAAGATTGAATGTCCCGACTGTGGGAGCGAACGCGTACAACGGTTGGTCTCTGTTTTTGGCCGTTTCGGTTTCTCCACGCCCTATTCGGGCAATTGTAGCCCACCAACTGGTGGCTGA
- a CDS encoding phage holin family protein: MQGLLLRWLINFVAVLIAAWLLPESIRYANWQGVAIFAAVLALLNAFVKPVIALITCPINLLTLGLFTLVINALLFWLAAYLSRGSLDVSGFGAAFLGALIVSVVSFVMTRTIR; this comes from the coding sequence GTGCAAGGGCTGCTACTGCGTTGGCTCATCAATTTTGTGGCGGTGCTCATCGCGGCTTGGCTGTTGCCTGAGAGCATTCGCTATGCGAATTGGCAGGGCGTAGCCATCTTTGCCGCAGTACTGGCCTTACTCAACGCCTTTGTGAAGCCGGTAATCGCCTTGATAACATGCCCCATCAACCTGTTGACCTTGGGATTATTTACTCTGGTGATCAATGCCCTGTTGTTCTGGCTGGCGGCCTATCTATCGCGGGGCTCACTTGACGTCAGCGGTTTTGGGGCCGCCTTTTTGGGAGCACTCATCGTCAGCGTTGTCAGTTTTGTGATGACTCGAACGATCAGGTGA
- a CDS encoding metallopeptidase TldD-related protein, which translates to MLERIKGVLAQRADVHDWTLRWQMKKGIQLYLVGDQTENLRSISTERMVLDVHHDHNGFRGSSSFIILPGELDTLAAKLDEAVFMASLSRNPPYTLPRPAACPDVATLDESVVADPLAAAWTIRDSLLEALATGPRVKVSSIELFLNQVDTRLHNSQGIEAIKSGTEVMVDFVLIAANGHVESEVHLALERRQVADLDLEHIARRYAQYAHDSLGAVLPKTGRYAVLVSDETLENLFEPFLFHASAAAKYRQMSRFALGESIFGDRMVRGDKLTLTSDATIPYGVRTRSFDDEGVAGQQVCLIRAGLLERYWATQRYADYLQIAATGQLGNIVVAPGSVPFAELREGEGTLYHIVAFSDLQPDPVTANFAAEIRLGYRIDGHSVEAIKGGSVSGNVFEAFSDAHLSSETIMVGAYKGPRAIRFRDLTVAGV; encoded by the coding sequence ATGCTGGAGAGGATTAAAGGTGTTCTGGCTCAACGGGCCGATGTACACGACTGGACGCTCCGCTGGCAGATGAAGAAGGGCATCCAGCTCTACCTTGTTGGTGATCAGACGGAGAACCTGCGGAGCATCAGCACAGAACGCATGGTTTTGGACGTCCATCACGACCACAATGGCTTTCGGGGCTCCTCGAGCTTCATCATATTGCCGGGCGAGCTGGACACGCTGGCGGCCAAATTGGACGAAGCCGTCTTTATGGCCTCGCTCAGTCGGAACCCTCCCTATACCTTGCCGAGGCCGGCCGCCTGCCCAGATGTAGCCACCCTTGATGAGAGCGTCGTCGCTGATCCACTGGCCGCAGCCTGGACGATTCGGGATTCATTACTAGAGGCGTTGGCGACGGGGCCCAGGGTGAAGGTAAGCAGCATTGAGCTCTTCCTCAATCAGGTGGATACTCGGCTGCACAATAGCCAAGGGATTGAGGCCATCAAAAGCGGCACCGAGGTGATGGTAGATTTCGTTCTCATCGCCGCGAACGGCCACGTTGAATCAGAGGTGCACCTCGCCTTAGAGCGCCGCCAAGTGGCGGATCTGGATCTTGAGCATATTGCCCGACGCTATGCTCAATATGCTCACGATAGTCTGGGAGCCGTTCTACCGAAGACCGGACGCTATGCGGTGCTTGTCAGCGATGAGACCCTGGAGAACCTCTTTGAACCCTTCCTTTTTCATGCCTCGGCCGCGGCTAAATATCGGCAAATGAGTCGCTTCGCCTTGGGGGAGAGTATCTTTGGGGATCGCATGGTACGGGGAGATAAGTTGACCCTGACCAGCGATGCCACCATACCCTATGGCGTGCGCACCAGATCCTTCGATGATGAGGGTGTAGCTGGTCAGCAGGTCTGCCTGATACGCGCTGGCCTCCTAGAAAGATATTGGGCTACCCAGCGTTATGCTGACTACTTGCAGATAGCGGCTACGGGACAGCTGGGCAACATTGTCGTTGCGCCCGGAAGCGTGCCCTTCGCCGAACTGCGAGAGGGCGAAGGGACCCTTTATCATATCGTAGCCTTTTCTGACCTCCAGCCCGATCCAGTCACCGCTAACTTCGCCGCGGAGATCAGGTTGGGCTATCGGATCGATGGCCATAGCGTGGAGGCGATCAAAGGTGGATCGGTGAGTGGTAACGTCTTTGAGGCCTTCAGCGACGCCCATCTTTCGTCAGAGACTATCATGGTTGGCGCCTATAAAGGGCCGAGGGCGATCAGGTTCAGGGACCTCACTGTTGCCGGCGTGTAA
- a CDS encoding TlpA family protein disulfide reductase produces MTMKYNYLLLTVLIGIVLLVISCQVDRGPLVGQAAPDFALSSLDGKLVRLSDFKGQLVLLNVWATWCPPCRAETPDLEAFFSEYRDKGVVVLAVNLREDRSKVASFVAERHLTFPVLLDTTGKVGDVYRVEAIPTSFFIDRDGVIRGVKTGAMSQSEMVGRFSKLLGEGAKS; encoded by the coding sequence ATGACCATGAAGTATAACTATCTCCTCCTAACAGTGCTTATTGGCATCGTGCTTCTCGTCATCTCCTGTCAGGTCGATAGGGGACCGCTAGTCGGCCAGGCCGCACCTGATTTTGCTCTATCTAGCCTCGATGGTAAATTGGTGCGCTTGAGCGATTTCAAGGGCCAGCTCGTCCTCCTGAATGTATGGGCGACCTGGTGTCCACCCTGTCGGGCTGAAACGCCGGACCTGGAGGCGTTCTTCAGCGAGTACAGGGATAAAGGTGTGGTCGTTCTAGCTGTGAACCTACGTGAGGATCGCTCTAAGGTGGCCAGCTTTGTTGCTGAGCGTCACCTCACCTTTCCCGTGCTTCTGGACACAACGGGGAAAGTGGGCGATGTGTATCGCGTTGAGGCCATCCCCACTTCGTTCTTCATTGATAGAGACGGGGTCATTCGAGGGGTAAAGACAGGCGCTATGAGCCAGAGCGAGATGGTGGGGCGCTTCTCCAAGCTGCTTGGGGAAGGAGCTAAATCTTAA
- a CDS encoding OsmC family protein, whose amino-acid sequence MTHEARVKLIEGMKFEGIATHSGHSLLMDAAPAVGGQNAGFRPMELLLVSLGGCTGMDVISILHRMRQEISGYELIVKGEQATEHPHRYTDITVEHVIRGKRVAEEAVKKAIELSNTKYCSSMATLGKSAHITTRYRIIEEPSEQSDEE is encoded by the coding sequence ATGACACATGAGGCCAGAGTCAAGCTCATTGAGGGTATGAAATTTGAGGGGATAGCCACGCATTCGGGCCATTCCCTTTTGATGGATGCCGCCCCCGCGGTGGGCGGCCAAAACGCTGGCTTCCGACCAATGGAGTTGCTGCTAGTATCTCTCGGTGGCTGCACAGGGATGGATGTGATCTCTATTCTGCACAGGATGCGACAGGAGATCAGCGGCTATGAGCTTATAGTTAAAGGTGAACAGGCCACAGAGCATCCTCATCGCTATACCGACATCACTGTCGAGCACGTGATCCGCGGCAAAAGGGTAGCGGAGGAGGCTGTAAAGAAGGCCATCGAGCTCTCTAACACCAAATACTGCTCCAGCATGGCCACGTTAGGCAAGTCTGCCCATATCACCACCAGATACCGTATCATCGAGGAACCATCTGAACAATCAGATGAGGAATGA
- a CDS encoding DNA polymerase III subunit alpha produces MADFAHLHVHSEYSLLDGLGRIDALLKRAKELGMEAMAITDHGAMYAAVDFYSAAKGLGLRPIIGCEVYVAPHSRFDKRSKLDANPYHLVLLAMDHLGYHNLLQLATKAQLEGFYYRPRVDKELLAQHRQGLVALSACGSGEIPRYLLQGDTKAAYEAAAWYNEVYGAGNFYLELQEHDVPQLTAINKELVRLGHKMGIPLVATNDVHYVYPDDAYAQEILLCIQTNTTIEDPKRMRLVGNSYYVRSPEEMIAIFAEVPEAIINTRAIVERCDLQLLFGRLHLPEFPIPEGYTPDTYLEQLCREGLRRRYQQITSQLEERLRYELSVIEKTGFALYILIVADFVAYAREHGILFGPRGSAAGSIVCHCLGISDIDPVQNNLVFERFLNIERKEMPDIDMDFADDRRDEMIEYVTKKYGRDHVAQIITFGTLGAKAAIRDVGRALGMPYGAVDNIAKLIPPLPVGITIEQSLRESRELQQLYETDESIKQLVDTARSLEGVARHASTHAAGIVISRDPLIEHVPLQRAGKGDSTMMTQYSMNNLAKIGLLKMDFLGLANLTILGRTTEIIKQVRGTQVDLREIPPDDKKVFEMLSSGETMGIFQLEGAGMRRYIKELKPTSIDDLAAMVALYRPGPMAHIPRFIRSKAGLEQIEYPHAALEPILRDTYGVIVYQEQVLQIVQAIAGYTLGQADILRKAMGKKIAEEMRKQRGNFIEGAKKRGIDRETAARIFDLIEPFAGYAFNRAHAYCYAMVAYQTAYLKTHYPIEYMAAVLSTSMGNAEKVAAAIAECHRMGIKVRPPDINRSMAGFTIEGDQHGRAIRFGLAAVKNLGEGPTQAIIAARNQGGPFKAVDDFCQRVDTHLINKRALESLIKAGVMDCLGRRSQLLAVLDRMIGVGQQAQRAVRNGQTSLFALLGDAGAVGILLPDIPEVPIKERLAGEKELLGVYITEHPMQRAAMDLQDTITAFCGQINEEFVGQRVTVAGVINGVRTLLTKKRERMVTARLDDLQGSIEVVAFPKVYERTQDLWQEDNVAIVRGRVESRGERIQIVCEAVSLHQPQETQEPRGAEPQAVKTSDNQLTSVDRQISAEAASSLLSESLKASSTLSARNTQAGDVSEWAPAPQRDSQGVDRPRYRLSITIIRSGDNERDLKLLQEVYALLEHYSGGADQVHLCIAANGHERVELELPSLTIRYSNQLLNKLSGLLGRESLIIEKIEADKG; encoded by the coding sequence ATGGCTGATTTCGCCCACTTGCATGTCCATTCAGAATACTCCCTGCTCGATGGTCTCGGACGAATTGACGCTCTGTTAAAACGAGCCAAGGAGTTGGGTATGGAGGCCATGGCCATCACGGACCATGGCGCGATGTATGCAGCGGTGGACTTCTACTCCGCGGCGAAGGGGCTGGGCCTCAGACCCATCATCGGGTGCGAAGTTTACGTTGCTCCTCATAGCCGTTTCGATAAGCGCTCTAAGCTGGACGCTAATCCCTATCACCTGGTACTCCTGGCCATGGATCACCTGGGGTATCACAATTTATTACAGCTGGCCACCAAGGCCCAGCTGGAGGGTTTTTACTATAGGCCGCGTGTTGATAAAGAATTACTGGCTCAACACAGGCAGGGACTGGTGGCCCTCAGCGCCTGCGGCTCAGGCGAAATTCCCCGTTATCTCCTCCAGGGAGATACTAAAGCAGCCTACGAAGCCGCCGCCTGGTACAACGAAGTATATGGAGCAGGCAATTTCTATCTCGAGCTACAAGAACATGATGTTCCGCAGCTGACAGCGATCAACAAGGAGCTAGTGCGACTCGGTCACAAGATGGGTATACCGTTAGTGGCTACGAATGATGTCCACTATGTCTACCCTGACGATGCCTATGCTCAGGAGATTCTGCTTTGCATCCAGACCAACACTACTATAGAGGATCCCAAGCGGATGCGTTTGGTCGGTAACTCCTACTATGTGCGCTCGCCTGAGGAGATGATAGCCATCTTTGCTGAGGTGCCTGAGGCGATCATCAATACCCGGGCCATCGTGGAACGTTGCGATCTCCAACTGCTGTTCGGCCGTCTTCACCTGCCGGAGTTCCCCATTCCGGAGGGATACACGCCAGATACTTATCTGGAGCAGCTTTGTCGAGAGGGTTTGCGCCGGCGTTACCAGCAAATCACCTCGCAGCTCGAAGAGCGTCTGCGCTATGAGCTCTCAGTTATCGAAAAGACGGGATTCGCCTTATATATCCTTATCGTAGCCGATTTTGTCGCCTACGCTAGAGAGCATGGAATCCTTTTCGGCCCGCGGGGATCAGCGGCGGGCAGCATTGTCTGTCACTGCCTGGGCATCAGCGATATCGACCCGGTGCAGAATAATCTGGTCTTTGAGCGCTTCCTCAATATTGAGCGTAAAGAGATGCCTGATATTGATATGGATTTTGCCGATGATCGGCGAGACGAGATGATCGAATATGTTACCAAAAAATATGGCCGTGACCACGTGGCCCAGATCATCACCTTTGGTACCCTCGGTGCTAAGGCAGCTATTCGAGACGTAGGACGGGCTCTAGGTATGCCCTATGGTGCGGTAGATAATATAGCTAAATTGATCCCCCCATTGCCGGTAGGCATCACTATTGAGCAGTCTCTGCGGGAGAGCCGCGAGTTGCAACAACTCTACGAAACCGACGAGTCCATCAAACAGCTGGTGGATACGGCGCGTAGTCTGGAGGGTGTTGCCCGTCATGCCTCTACCCATGCGGCTGGCATCGTTATCTCGCGTGACCCCCTTATCGAGCATGTCCCTCTCCAGCGGGCGGGCAAGGGTGATAGCACCATGATGACCCAGTACTCTATGAATAACCTGGCCAAGATTGGGCTGCTGAAGATGGACTTTCTGGGGCTAGCCAACCTGACGATCCTGGGGCGGACGACGGAGATCATCAAGCAGGTCAGGGGCACCCAGGTTGATCTACGTGAGATCCCCCCCGATGATAAAAAGGTTTTCGAGATGTTGAGCAGCGGGGAAACGATGGGTATCTTTCAGCTGGAGGGTGCCGGCATGCGTCGGTACATCAAGGAATTGAAGCCGACGAGCATTGACGATCTGGCGGCGATGGTGGCCCTCTATCGCCCCGGTCCGATGGCCCATATTCCCCGCTTCATCCGCAGCAAGGCTGGATTGGAGCAGATAGAGTATCCCCATGCGGCGCTCGAACCTATCCTGAGAGATACCTATGGGGTCATCGTCTACCAGGAGCAGGTCCTGCAAATCGTGCAGGCCATCGCTGGCTATACTTTGGGACAAGCCGATATCCTGCGGAAGGCCATGGGGAAGAAGATCGCCGAGGAGATGCGGAAGCAACGCGGTAATTTCATTGAGGGGGCGAAGAAAAGAGGGATCGATCGAGAGACAGCGGCCAGGATCTTCGATCTCATTGAGCCGTTCGCCGGCTATGCCTTCAATCGGGCCCATGCTTATTGTTATGCGATGGTTGCCTATCAAACTGCCTATCTGAAGACCCACTATCCCATAGAGTATATGGCCGCGGTCCTGAGTACGAGCATGGGCAACGCTGAGAAGGTGGCCGCAGCCATCGCCGAGTGCCACCGTATGGGGATAAAGGTGCGTCCGCCAGATATTAACCGAAGCATGGCAGGCTTCACTATTGAGGGTGACCAGCATGGCCGAGCCATCCGCTTCGGCCTGGCGGCTGTAAAGAATTTGGGCGAAGGTCCCACCCAGGCCATCATTGCTGCCAGAAACCAGGGTGGACCATTTAAGGCGGTGGATGATTTCTGTCAAAGAGTTGATACACACCTGATCAATAAACGAGCGTTGGAGAGCCTGATCAAGGCGGGAGTGATGGACTGTCTCGGGCGGCGCAGCCAGCTGCTGGCGGTTCTTGATCGGATGATCGGGGTTGGTCAACAGGCGCAGCGGGCCGTTCGGAATGGGCAGACCAGCCTCTTTGCTCTTCTGGGAGACGCCGGTGCAGTGGGTATCCTCTTACCAGATATTCCTGAGGTACCGATCAAAGAGAGGTTGGCCGGGGAGAAGGAGCTACTTGGCGTCTACATAACTGAACATCCGATGCAACGGGCAGCTATGGATTTGCAGGATACCATTACGGCCTTCTGTGGACAGATCAATGAAGAGTTCGTTGGACAGCGGGTCACCGTGGCCGGGGTCATCAATGGTGTAAGAACGTTACTGACGAAGAAGCGCGAGAGAATGGTGACTGCCAGGCTTGATGACCTCCAAGGTAGCATCGAGGTAGTCGCCTTCCCTAAGGTTTATGAGCGGACGCAGGATCTCTGGCAGGAAGATAACGTTGCTATCGTGCGGGGCCGTGTTGAATCCAGGGGTGAACGCATCCAGATAGTCTGTGAAGCAGTATCACTACATCAGCCTCAGGAAACCCAGGAACCGAGAGGGGCAGAGCCTCAAGCAGTGAAGACGAGCGATAACCAACTTACCTCTGTGGACCGGCAAATTTCAGCTGAAGCGGCATCGTCGTTGCTGTCAGAAAGCCTGAAGGCGTCTTCAACCCTGTCTGCGCGCAACACACAGGCGGGTGATGTTTCTGAATGGGCTCCTGCTCCGCAGAGGGATAGTCAAGGGGTGGATCGCCCCCGTTATCGATTATCGATAACTATAATCCGCAGTGGGGATAACGAACGTGATTTAAAGCTGCTCCAGGAGGTCTATGCGCTGCTGGAACACTACAGTGGTGGGGCGGATCAAGTGCACCTTTGTATTGCTGCCAATGGGCACGAGCGGGTGGAGCTTGAACTACCTAGCTTGACAATCAGATATAGCAATCAATTGCTGAACAAATTGAGCGGGTTGCTGGGACGTGAGTCCTTAATCATCGAGAAGATCGAAGCGGACAAGGGCTAG
- a CDS encoding 4Fe-4S binding protein: MPQAIIDPARCRPEQCYGGICFIKRTCPTRAIYQEEPYAPPTTDPLRCHGCSKCIAHCPLKAIRLA; the protein is encoded by the coding sequence GTGCCTCAAGCGATCATTGATCCAGCCAGGTGTCGGCCGGAACAGTGCTATGGGGGTATCTGCTTTATCAAGCGGACATGCCCAACCAGGGCTATTTACCAGGAGGAGCCGTATGCACCGCCCACTACCGATCCATTGCGCTGTCACGGCTGCTCTAAATGCATCGCCCATTGTCCCTTGAAAGCGATCAGGTTGGCCTGA
- a CDS encoding Glu/Leu/Phe/Val dehydrogenase → MAAVKPSESAFDIAQQQFDMAADLLHLDPNFRHVLRVCKRELTVNFPVRMDNGDIKIFTGYRVQHNINRGPAKGGIRYNPDVTLDEVKALAMWMTWKCAVVGIPFGGAKGGVVCDPKKMSLAELENLTRRYTTEIALLLGPDSDIPAPDVNTNPTVMGWIMDTYSMHKGYSVPAVVTGKPISIGGSLGRNEATARGCTFVIREAVRHLGMQLEGARVVVQGYGNAGCIAAQLLNAEGCRIIAVSDSQGGVHNPKGLDPNKVLHYKKETGSVVGFPGAEVITNATLLDLPCDILVPAAIEGQITGRNADGVKARIVAEAANGPTSPDADRILDERGIFVIPDILANAGGVTVSYFEWVQGLQSFFWSEDEVNERLKEIMIRSFYDVLRSSESRKINMRMAAYMLAISRVAEATRIRGIYP, encoded by the coding sequence ATGGCTGCAGTCAAACCATCTGAGAGCGCTTTCGATATCGCCCAGCAGCAGTTCGACATGGCCGCGGATTTGCTTCACCTGGATCCCAACTTTCGTCATGTTTTGCGCGTTTGTAAAAGGGAGCTCACTGTAAACTTCCCCGTCAGGATGGATAATGGGGATATAAAGATATTTACCGGTTATCGCGTCCAGCATAATATCAACAGGGGGCCGGCTAAGGGGGGTATCAGGTACAACCCAGATGTAACCCTCGATGAGGTCAAGGCGCTAGCCATGTGGATGACCTGGAAGTGTGCGGTGGTCGGCATCCCCTTCGGTGGAGCTAAGGGCGGGGTGGTCTGCGATCCCAAGAAGATGTCCCTGGCTGAGCTGGAAAACCTCACGCGCCGTTACACTACCGAGATCGCGCTTCTCTTGGGCCCAGATAGTGATATCCCGGCGCCAGATGTGAATACCAACCCGACTGTTATGGGTTGGATAATGGATACCTACTCCATGCATAAGGGTTACTCTGTGCCGGCCGTAGTCACCGGCAAACCCATCTCTATCGGTGGATCCCTCGGTCGGAACGAGGCTACGGCGCGAGGCTGCACCTTCGTCATCCGTGAAGCGGTCAGACACCTGGGGATGCAACTGGAGGGAGCACGGGTGGTGGTGCAGGGCTATGGAAATGCTGGCTGTATAGCGGCGCAGCTATTAAATGCAGAAGGATGCAGGATTATTGCCGTAAGCGATTCCCAGGGCGGTGTCCACAATCCGAAGGGTCTGGACCCGAACAAGGTGCTGCACTATAAGAAAGAGACTGGATCGGTGGTGGGTTTTCCGGGTGCTGAAGTGATCACCAATGCCACATTGTTAGACCTGCCGTGTGACATCCTTGTGCCAGCGGCCATCGAGGGACAGATTACGGGGCGTAATGCTGACGGCGTCAAGGCCAGGATCGTTGCCGAAGCCGCCAACGGTCCTACCAGCCCCGATGCCGATAGAATTCTGGATGAGCGGGGCATCTTCGTCATCCCAGACATTCTGGCCAACGCCGGTGGGGTGACAGTATCCTACTTCGAATGGGTGCAAGGCTTACAGTCCTTTTTCTGGTCGGAGGATGAGGTCAACGAGAGGCTCAAAGAAATCATGATCAGGAGCTTCTACGACGTGCTCCGCTCCTCTGAGTCCAGGAAAATCAATATGCGCATGGCCGCCTACATGCTGGCTATCTCGCGCGTGGCCGAGGCCACCAGAATTCGGGGGATCTATCCCTAG
- a CDS encoding TldD/PmbA family protein: protein MHLESLNSFLPELITEIEQSVPYAAALATAISGVNIFVDNHEQRVTQRDPTKGIVLTVYNGRYFQEYATTTLDKDALWREARGWAKGLTRFDDGPPLAPASSLNHHYVSPIETDPASVALSEKFAFVVAYQARAREVDPCLINAQVSYREAAEEKVFADRTRLLSQVLSRTLLSTMLFVSDGVRTEYDWRVTGGTVGYEITRGQEDKIGELKESALALLSAERIEPGLYEVIASPDVAGLIAHESFGHGVELDMFLKGRARAREYIGKMVASPLVDMFDDPTLAGAYGTYHFDDEGQLASPTQIIRAGILERGISDLHSALVLGVPPTGNGRRESFARKAYARMSNTYFASAQSKVEEMIRSIDKGVYLCRAHSGMEDPKDWGIQLVVHYGREIVNGQLTGRVFSPIVVSGYVPDMLQSISAVGDDCTLSSGLCGKGHKEYVPVSSGGPHLRLKVRLG from the coding sequence ATGCATCTGGAATCCTTGAACTCTTTCCTGCCTGAGCTCATTACTGAAATAGAGCAGAGCGTTCCCTACGCAGCTGCTCTGGCGACGGCCATTTCCGGCGTTAACATCTTTGTCGATAACCACGAGCAGCGCGTGACCCAACGTGATCCAACGAAGGGGATTGTCCTTACAGTTTATAATGGCCGCTATTTCCAGGAGTACGCTACCACCACCCTGGATAAGGATGCTTTGTGGCGAGAGGCCAGGGGCTGGGCCAAGGGACTGACCAGATTCGACGATGGCCCACCACTTGCCCCTGCCTCTTCCCTCAACCATCATTATGTTTCGCCAATCGAGACCGACCCGGCCAGCGTTGCCTTGTCGGAGAAGTTCGCTTTCGTCGTCGCCTACCAGGCCAGAGCCAGGGAGGTTGACCCGTGCCTCATTAACGCCCAGGTGTCATATAGGGAGGCTGCGGAGGAGAAGGTCTTCGCTGACCGTACCAGGCTCTTATCCCAGGTCTTGAGCCGCACGCTCCTCTCAACGATGCTCTTCGTCAGCGATGGGGTGCGCACGGAGTATGATTGGCGTGTGACTGGTGGGACGGTCGGCTACGAGATCACCCGAGGTCAGGAGGATAAAATAGGGGAACTCAAAGAGTCGGCGCTGGCTCTCCTCTCGGCCGAGCGGATCGAGCCGGGTCTTTACGAGGTCATCGCCTCCCCCGATGTGGCCGGGTTGATCGCGCATGAGAGTTTCGGGCACGGCGTTGAACTGGACATGTTTCTGAAGGGCAGGGCCAGGGCTCGCGAATATATAGGGAAAATGGTCGCCTCACCTTTGGTTGATATGTTCGATGATCCCACCCTAGCGGGGGCCTACGGCACTTACCATTTTGACGACGAGGGGCAACTGGCCAGCCCGACCCAGATCATTCGCGCTGGCATTTTAGAAAGAGGCATCAGTGATCTACATTCAGCCCTGGTGCTCGGTGTACCGCCGACCGGCAATGGTCGGCGGGAGAGCTTCGCTCGCAAAGCTTATGCCCGTATGTCTAATACCTATTTTGCCTCCGCTCAATCAAAGGTTGAGGAGATGATAAGGAGCATCGATAAGGGTGTCTATCTCTGTCGGGCCCACAGTGGTATGGAGGATCCTAAGGATTGGGGCATCCAGCTGGTGGTTCACTACGGCCGGGAAATAGTGAATGGGCAGTTGACCGGCAGGGTCTTCTCCCCCATTGTGGTCAGCGGTTATGTGCCTGACATGTTGCAAAGCATCTCGGCCGTCGGCGATGATTGCACCTTGAGCAGTGGTCTCTGTGGTAAAGGACATAAGGAATATGTCCCTGTAAGTTCAGGAGGCCCCCACTTGAGGTTGAAGGTGAGGTTGGGTTGA
- a CDS encoding YvcK family protein, which produces MSFLKWLYPGMHIKRWLLLLLLGITFISLGIAYLMAHLYRSQPFPEFVAVLTLQFIDRPIRGLLFIGIGLLIAVLAFLRLNRSMLSALLPDSSEHIVERIYQHHYLKRGPRVVAIGGGTGLSTLLRGLKEYTVNLTAIVTVADDGGSSGRLRRELGVLPPGDFRQCIVALADVEPLMTKLFQYRFSEGSDLQGHSFGNLFIVAMMAITGSFERAIREVSRVLAVRGRILPSTLSDVTLCAELEDEALVAGESQVGQSQKPIKRAFLQPHHVAAYPEAIRAILQSEMIVVGPGSLHTSILPNLLVGDVVEAIKSSKAVKVYVCNVATEKGETDGFSASDHLQTLVTHLNDNIFDYVIVNDNFAIRTSAEQEVDLVRLNGELVGDHYKVLAADVIDVHNPLHHDPKKLARSLMRIYYDRANVQNGRRNQKDNAAKKGSPGERSNTGKSPSQ; this is translated from the coding sequence ATGAGCTTTTTGAAGTGGCTCTACCCAGGCATGCACATCAAGCGCTGGTTGCTGCTACTACTACTCGGGATAACCTTCATCAGCCTGGGCATCGCCTATCTGATGGCTCATTTGTATCGTTCGCAACCATTTCCAGAATTTGTGGCCGTCCTAACCTTGCAGTTCATCGATCGTCCGATTCGGGGCCTGCTCTTTATCGGCATTGGACTCCTCATCGCTGTTCTGGCTTTTCTGCGGCTCAATCGTTCTATGCTCTCGGCCCTTCTCCCGGACAGCAGCGAGCACATCGTTGAGAGGATCTATCAACACCATTATCTGAAACGTGGCCCGCGCGTAGTGGCCATCGGTGGGGGCACTGGGTTGTCTACGCTCCTGCGGGGGCTTAAGGAGTACACGGTTAATCTGACCGCTATCGTCACTGTCGCCGATGATGGGGGGAGCTCTGGTCGCTTGCGACGAGAGCTAGGTGTCTTGCCACCTGGCGACTTCCGCCAGTGCATCGTAGCTTTAGCCGATGTTGAGCCCCTGATGACGAAGCTTTTTCAATACCGCTTCAGCGAAGGGTCGGATCTTCAGGGACATAGCTTTGGTAACCTCTTCATCGTCGCTATGATGGCTATCACGGGGAGTTTTGAGCGAGCCATACGTGAGGTGAGCCGCGTTCTGGCCGTGCGTGGTCGGATTTTGCCCTCTACCCTGTCTGATGTCACCCTCTGCGCCGAATTGGAAGATGAGGCGCTGGTGGCGGGTGAATCTCAGGTCGGCCAGAGCCAGAAGCCGATTAAGCGCGCCTTTCTGCAGCCGCATCATGTGGCTGCCTATCCCGAGGCGATCCGAGCCATTCTTCAGTCTGAGATGATCGTTGTTGGTCCGGGTAGCCTACACACGAGCATTCTACCGAACCTGTTGGTCGGGGATGTCGTCGAGGCGATTAAGTCCTCTAAGGCAGTCAAGGTGTACGTCTGCAACGTAGCTACGGAGAAGGGTGAGACTGATGGGTTCTCGGCCAGCGATCACCTGCAGACCTTAGTCACTCATCTGAATGACAACATCTTCGATTACGTAATCGTCAATGACAACTTCGCCATTCGAACTTCGGCAGAACAGGAAGTCGATCTGGTAAGGCTGAATGGCGAGCTCGTCGGTGATCACTATAAGGTCCTGGCCGCGGATGTGATCGATGTGCATAATCCTCTGCACCACGACCCCAAGAAATTGGCTCGTTCTCTGATGCGCATTTATTACGATAGGGCCAACGTTCAAAATGGCCGCCGTAACCAGAAGGACAATGCAGCGAAGAAGGGATCGCCCGGAGAACGGAGCAACACGGGCAAGTCCCCTAGCCAATAA